The stretch of DNA AGAGAAGAGAAGATGCAAGGTTCAGAAAGGCAGAGAGGGAAGTTTGTTGGGGGCAGGTTTTCTCCAGGATTTTGGAGGCCTCAGAGCGAGAgagagtggtgggggtggggtggggagagaggataGAGAGGGAAGTGAGGCCATTTTTTATGAGTCGCTCTGGGcccgcacagtggctcatgcctgcaatctcccactttgggaggctaaagtgggaggattgcttgagcccaggaattcaagaccatcctgggtaacacaatgagaccctgtctctaaaaaaaaaaaatctggcatgGTGgcggtatgcgcctgtagtcccagctacttgggagtctgaggcaggaggatagcttgaacctgggagttccaggctgctgtgaactgtgatcatgcactgcattccaacctggcaGTGTGAGACCTTGTTTTGACCCTTTTCTAGGATAAATAGATCAATAGATTGATCAATCGATAGATAGAAGAGTCACTGTGAGCGCTGTATCTGTTCCCTCCGTGGTGTTCAAAAAGTGCAACTCAAGACCACATTTGGTGTGAGATTGATTTGAGTTACTCTACTACATTTCTTTGCTACTGTGGTCTCTGAGATTGAGCAGattcaaaaaatgttaaactgAGGATGATCACTCCAAAGCACCGCTGAGAGAACTGAGGCTTGTTGTGATTTGGCCAAAGCATCAGTGAGGCACCCAGCCTTTGAGACTGAGAATGGGGTTTCTGGCATCATACTGACTGGGTCAGAATCTAGGCTCTGGTCTAAACTAGCAGAGAGACTTGAGTAAATTACTtaattcctggccaggcacagtgactcacacctgtaatcccagcactttgggactccgagacgggcggatcagctgaggtcaggagtttgaggccagcctggccaacatggtgaaactccatctctactaaaaatacaaaaattagccaggcatggtggcgtgtgcctgtaattccagctacttgggaggctgtggtaggaaaatcgcttgaacccaggaggtggaggttgtagtgagtgagatcacaccactgcacttcagcctgccttggtgacacagccagactccgtctcaaaatgaataaataatcacTTAATTCCTGGTAAACTACTTAATTGCTTGAGTAAATTACTTAATTCCtgagtgcctcagtttccctatatgtatgatgaaaataataatattaaagaacGTTCTACCAGGGGCCCAGGCCCCGCACTCACCGAGGCTCTGCAGCGTGGCCACCAGCCCCCCAGCGGGGACGCCGCCCCCATTCATGATCGCAGACCAGCTCATCAGCGAGGAAGCCACCGAGTTGGCCGCGATGCCGGCGCCAGTGAAGCCCAGCGCGGGCAGCCCGGCGACCGCGAGTCCTGGAGGAACAGGAGCGGGTGAGGGAGCGCCCTCGGCAGAGGCCCGCCCCACCTGCCCGAGATTCTCCCCCTCCAGACCCACCTCCTCCGATGGCCATGAAGGTCAGGGCCTTCCAGAACCCGGAGTCGCTGTCCCAGCTCTCTGAGCACTTTTTCTTGCCTGCAGGAGAGCAGACAAAGCGTAGTGGGGGTGTTGGGGTGGAACGCAGGGGTCCCCTACTCTGTGTCTGATGCTCAGGACCACTCCTGGAGGCGGGGGCCACCACTCTCCTACTCAGAGAGCCTCACAGAGGGGAAGGGACTTTTCCCTGGGCGCCGAGCCTGGCACAGAACTAGCATTGAATAAATTTCGGTAGGATGGAGGAATTAACAGAGTAGTGGGATTTGAATCTGGGACTCTGGCGACACCAACCCTGCACTGTCCATTGGAATGGACGCCAGGGTCTCTACAGAAGCACGCCAGAATCTCTACACCCGGGACCCTGAAACTCTCTCCCTTATCCCACACTCCTCCCATCCCCCAGAACCCTTATTTGCCTCCTTACTTGCACCCTTGCCTGCACCCTTACCTGCATCCTTACCGGCATCCTTACCTGCACCCTTACCTGCACCCTTACCCGCATTCTCACCTGCCTGCACCCTTACCTGCATCCTTACCTGCACCCTTACCTGCACCCTTACCCGCATTCTCACCTGCCTCCACCCCGCTGCAAGTGAAGAGCAGCAGGTAGCACAAGAAAAGCGATACCGCCTTCTGCCGCATGGTGGCGCCGCGCGCAGGCTCCGTCGCTAGACCTGCGAATAGGCGAGAGGGAGATGGTCCCCGGAGCATCTTTGGAGCTCATCAGCTCCGTTGTTTTCCCTTCCAATTCCGACTGAATCAGTAAAAAGCAGCGAGGTGCGGTGAACGGAATACAGGATCCCTCTCAGGAgccatgtgccagcatgcccggcaaatttttgtatttttagtagtgacagggttccaccatgttggccaggctggtcttgaactcctgatctcgtgatctgcccacctcggcctcccaaagtgctgggattacaggcgtgagccaccgcgcccggccccagccccAAAGCCCACATTTTTAACAACCACTCCAGATGGCTTCATCTATCCTCAAAGATGAACTCACTGCCACATTGGATCCTATAATAAAGGGGCTTCTAAAATAATCCAGTCCTTTGAGCGGGTAAGGCAACTTAACCTACCTTTTACAGAGGAAGCAATTAAGGTTCCAAGACGCGACAGGATTAAGGCCACAGATCGCTGATATTGCACCTGTAAGCTGGGTCTCATGCCTCTTGGCATGTATCCAATCTCCCTAAAATCTCCAACCCATCCTCTTAGACAAGTCCCAGCCCAGGGCACTAAAAGGGACTCAGGGATGCTGCTCCCTGGAGAAGGGGCCTCCTGGCTCTCAGAACATGAGATttacaggcaggcaggcagactgGCAGAGGGTGACAGCTTGATGCCCACACTTCATAGCTCCTGAGTTTACCTTGGAGGACAGAAGAGAAGCAATCTTCAGCCCGGAGCCTGCTGATAGATGGGCACAGCGGCGAGTAAACGGTTCTCCGGCTGAAGGCTGGCTTTTTATCATCACTTGCGGATCCTCCCACGTCTCACCCCAGGCAGCCAATCCCTGccagagtttctatttctgcaCTCTGCAGTTTCATTTTCCCCTCTCTCCCAGCCCTTGCACTCTGCAGAGTTTCATTTTCCCCTCTCTCCCAGCTCCGCCCAGCGGAAGCATTTGTGTGCTGCCTGCTGGCAGAAAAATACACTTCAAGCTGAGGACTTTTGGAGCCCCTCAGGGTATTCAAAGCATGTCACACTATGGTGAGAGCTACGGCCATACTGGGCTTAGTGAAGCCTGATCACCAGCTCCCCCTGGGGCACACAGGCCTTTCACCCTTCAATCCAACTAATAAACAACacctaccatttattgagcacttgctgcATGCCAGGGTCTGTGCAAAGTGCTCTATTTACATGATCTTTTTCCAATCCCACAGTAGTCATGTGACATACCATATGCTGTTTATAATCCCCCAGAACTTTAGAAATTAAGTCACTTTGTTCCATTGTCTCTCAGGCTGGCTGCTTCTGCGGCATGGGCatatggtaagaccagtgaagcCTGTGTTCGTGTAGCCGTCATGCTACATCTTGAGTTTCCAGATGGGTCCTCTGGCCCTAGGTAATGAACTGAGCATTCTTTAAAGCCTTTGGCTGGTGATGCTTGAAGCACTATGGGTCAGAAATGCAACTTCTATTTGGAAAACATAGAAATTCCGGTAAGGATGAATCATTGCCTTCTCCCAAGTGGAAGGGGTCTGAAATAATTGACCTGCCACCAGATGGCTGGCTATTCTCATTGAGCAATTTTGCCATATTGCTACCTGCTGCTGGAAGATTGGCTATACTTTGGCAATTGCCAGATCAGTTTTGGTGAGAGGGAACCCAAGTTGTTGGACTCATTTCTAACCCCCATCATTACCTTGCAATGGACACTCATAGGTCTATTGCAAGGCAATAATGGGGCTAAGTTTAGAGGCTGGCTGACATCCTGGCCATTGGGCTGTAAAACCTCCTCTGCAGCAGGTGATCTCTGGTCGGCATTAACATGAGACACAGAGATCCACGTTCTTTATGTCCATTCAGAGTTCATTCTTATGCCCCTAACCCACACCTGCTGATTCCCAATCTTCCAATCTTGTTCCATCCACGCTTTTGACCAACCAGCCAAGACATTGGTCACTTATTAGGAATTGGTGTATGTCTGTACCTCagtccatctctctctctctctctgcatacaGAGGGAACAACACGGTATACTGCTCCTAGTTCTGCCCCATGGGAGGATTCACTATTATTCAGGGCCACCCCCAACTGGAGCTGTAATAGAGTGGTCCATTTCCAGCTGGTACCAAAATATTATACTGACTTATCTGTGAATTGGGTTCGTCTCCTTTCCTCCATTATCTGTTGGTTGCTGGGAACACTCCATGAGGCCATATATGTGGGTGAAGGAGAAAACCCAGAGAGACACAGTTGGGTGCCACAGGACTCTGAGCTCCCcgtttatttaatttacttatgCCTTTTAGACCCCTTTTGCTCAGCCTTAAATATACCATTTCCATcacatattttttggttttttttgttctttgttttttgttgttattgtttttgtttttgagacagtcttgcaccatcccccaggctggagtgcagtggtgtgatctcgtcttactgcaacctatgcctcccgggttcaagcgattctcctgcctcagcctcccgagtagctgggattacaggcatgcaccaccatgcccggctaatttttttgtatttttagtagagatggggttttgccatgttggccagcctggtcttgaactcctgacctcaggtgattcgcccacctctgcctcccaaagtgctgggattacaggtgtgagccgctgtgcccagcctctttgttgttttgttggtttgtttgttcgtttgttaaAGACAGGGTATGAttgtatcactctgttgcccgggctggagtgcagtggtacaatcatagcttactgcagccttgacttcctaggctcaagaaatcatcccacctcaccctcccaagtatctgggaccacaggcatgtgccaccacactcagctaattttatatttcttttagagATAGAGGTCGCACTacattgcccatgctggtctccaactcctggctccaagtggtccttctgcctccgggtcttaaagtgctgggattacaagcgtgagccaatgcgcctggcTTCCATCACATACGGAATTGCTGCTCTACCTTTCTGATAATACCCAGCTTAAGATATATAGCTACCTGGCATCCAGTGGTGAGATGCATAGTCACTACTGGGGCTCAGTGGCACATCAGGGCCTCTTTTCCCAAAGGGACCACAGTAAGCATAGCCTTACTCCAGAATCCCAAGAATCCTAACTGCAATTCTCCTATGTGGACTTTCAGAGACTCTCTACAGAATCCTATATTTTTTCCTCCCTACAGAATCGTTATCCAACTTTACACAGATACATCCAGCAACATTGCATCTTTGGATCATATAATCAGAGGTGGCAGCATAGCTTGTTTTGTGCCCTGAACCTGCTACACAgttaagaggaaagaaaaaaaacaaaacgacctaatgtgctgtcacccaggctggagtgaagtggtgcgatctcggctcactgcaagctctgcctcccagtttctggcattctcctgcctcagcctcctgagtagctgggactgcaggcactcaccaccatgcccagctaattttttgtatttttagtagagacagggtttcactgtgttaaccgggatggtcttgatctcctgacctcgtgatccacccacctcagcctcccaaagtgttgggattacaggtgtgagtcaccgtgcccaaaagtgttgggattacaggtgtgagtcaccatgcccagcctgctttttCTATTCTCTCACT from Rhinopithecus roxellana isolate Shanxi Qingling chromosome 12, ASM756505v1, whole genome shotgun sequence encodes:
- the IFI6 gene encoding interferon alpha-inducible protein 6, which gives rise to MRQKAVSLFLCYLLLFTCSGVEAGKKKCSESWDSDSGFWKALTFMAIGGGLAVAGLPALGFTGAGIAANSVASSLMSWSAIMNGGGVPAGGLVATLQSLGAGGSSVAMGKIGALIGYTTHKYLDSEEDEE